One genomic window of Paenibacillus xylanilyticus includes the following:
- a CDS encoding N-acetylglucosamine-6-phosphate deacetylase — MLIRGRHYRTGLPIEVRVREGKIAAVTDLAVTSSTEHLPWLAPGLVDLQVNGGWGLDLNAAPLYPDTVLKLTMQLQSQGVTSYCPTLITNRYDRLAEAASAIAEAVRMDPNAAAGIAGIHLEGPFLSPEDGPRGAHPLQHIVPPDWNALCRWQEAAGGLIRIVTLSPEWPEAASFIARCCESGILVSIGHTAASPEQIREAVQAGAVMSTHLGNGAHLMLPRHPNYLWEQLAADELYGCMIADGHHLPPSVLSVILRMKRKRAILVSDAVSLSGMPPGTYRLHIGGDVVLTAEGRLHLAGQPQLLAGSARMLLDQVSYLVETGLAGLADAWDYASAHPAKLLGLQQAAGLEAGAPADLVSFNMNDGKLSMLQCWKNGHLQA; from the coding sequence ATGCTCATTCGTGGTAGACACTACCGGACGGGGCTGCCCATTGAGGTCCGAGTCAGAGAGGGAAAGATTGCTGCCGTTACTGATCTTGCTGTGACATCTTCCACGGAACATCTTCCCTGGCTTGCCCCCGGTCTGGTTGATTTGCAGGTGAACGGTGGCTGGGGTCTGGATCTGAATGCGGCTCCGCTGTACCCGGATACGGTGCTGAAGCTGACCATGCAGCTGCAGAGTCAAGGAGTCACGAGTTATTGCCCTACACTGATTACAAACCGTTATGATCGGCTCGCTGAAGCTGCATCTGCAATTGCCGAAGCTGTTCGGATGGACCCGAATGCGGCCGCGGGCATAGCGGGCATTCATCTGGAAGGCCCGTTCCTGTCACCAGAGGACGGACCGCGCGGTGCACATCCGCTGCAGCATATCGTTCCCCCGGACTGGAATGCCTTGTGCCGCTGGCAGGAGGCCGCAGGCGGGCTAATCCGTATCGTGACCCTTTCCCCGGAATGGCCGGAGGCAGCTTCATTTATCGCCCGGTGCTGTGAATCTGGCATTCTGGTCTCCATTGGGCATACGGCAGCTTCGCCTGAGCAGATCCGGGAAGCTGTCCAGGCGGGGGCCGTCATGTCTACCCATCTTGGCAATGGTGCACATCTCATGCTTCCGCGCCATCCCAACTACCTGTGGGAGCAGCTGGCAGCAGATGAGCTGTATGGCTGCATGATCGCAGATGGCCATCATCTTCCGCCATCTGTGCTGTCTGTCATTCTCCGAATGAAGCGCAAACGGGCCATTCTCGTTAGCGATGCCGTCTCACTGAGCGGCATGCCGCCAGGTACTTACCGTCTGCACATCGGCGGCGACGTGGTGTTGACAGCAGAAGGGCGGCTGCACCTTGCCGGGCAGCCGCAGCTGTTGGCCGGCTCGGCAAGGATGCTGCTGGATCAGGTGAGCTATCTCGTGGAAACAGGACTTGCCGGACTTGCCGATGCCTGGGATTATGCTTCGGCGCATCCGGCGAAGCTGCTTGGACTTCAACAAGCCGCAGGACTTGAGGCAGGAGCACCTGCGGATCTGGTCAGCTTCAACATGAACGATGGGAAGCTGAGCATGCTGCAGTGCTGGAAGAACGGGCACCTGCAGGCATAG
- a CDS encoding glucosamine-6-phosphate deaminase, with protein MKVNGLTQPLETQVVDRMSVQIYANRDQMGAAAASAVGHQLRQLLQDPKRQVRIVFAAAPSQNELYEGLAREQGIDWSRVCAFHMDEYIGLPEEAPQRFGQYLTERLFSRIHPGRVELLNGLGDVEQECRRYGELLHAAPMDIVCLGIGENGHIAFNDPPVADFNDPVPVKVAKLDEACRRQQVNDGCFARLDDVPEQALTLTVPALMAGKKLFAIVPGASKRQALNAALHDPISTACPATILRTHPGITMFTDREAFAL; from the coding sequence ATGAAAGTAAATGGCTTGACACAGCCACTGGAAACGCAAGTCGTCGATCGAATGTCTGTACAGATCTATGCCAATCGGGACCAGATGGGGGCAGCTGCCGCATCCGCAGTTGGGCATCAATTAAGACAGCTGCTGCAGGATCCGAAGCGTCAGGTCCGTATCGTCTTTGCTGCAGCTCCTTCACAGAACGAATTGTATGAGGGGCTGGCACGGGAGCAGGGCATCGACTGGTCAAGGGTCTGTGCTTTTCATATGGATGAATATATTGGTTTACCGGAGGAGGCTCCGCAGCGTTTCGGCCAATATCTGACGGAACGTCTATTCAGCCGAATTCATCCGGGGCGGGTGGAACTGCTGAACGGACTGGGGGATGTGGAGCAGGAATGCCGGAGATATGGAGAGCTGCTCCATGCTGCTCCTATGGATATCGTCTGTCTTGGGATCGGAGAGAATGGACATATTGCCTTCAATGATCCACCTGTTGCGGATTTCAATGACCCGGTGCCTGTAAAAGTAGCAAAGCTGGATGAGGCCTGCCGCCGTCAGCAGGTAAACGATGGCTGTTTTGCCCGGCTGGATGATGTACCTGAACAGGCTCTGACTCTGACGGTGCCGGCGCTGATGGCAGGCAAGAAACTGTTCGCCATTGTTCCAGGCGCGTCGAAACGTCAGGCGCTCAATGCAGCGTTACATGATCCGATAAGCACGGCATGTCCGGCAACCATCCTGCGTACACATCCCGGTATCACGATGTTTACGGACCGGGAAGCCTTCGCCCTGTGA
- a CDS encoding Ig-like domain-containing protein encodes MKKQHLRVYSGFRLAMVLLITMVFVGIPFPGKAGAAGSISLDAPGGGYVSDGGMVEIGGSYTDLYDIRLYVNGTSQYEVMLNDPDGDDSGTWSYMLDTSGYNGTVELMVRGLDTSTRYGVWSTPAMLTVDNPAGAVPVVTITGPSEGVPLSGQVEVTIETSSPIPVSMVEVRVNRGPWQQATEQGTAYVFVWDTAGMVDRTVSLEARATNAPERYGYSPTVYAQVGNGTNEPAVPLPHQDRSMWIWEPESYKLLLNPGSRQVLESFITDTQTFGQDPVQTLYLAVGKYAGYNALEEQVDELRSFLSWAHSKNLQVHALIAGGTSPAYMGAYEKYHSHAVREMEQVINYNLAAADTEKFDGINVDIEPYISPDFRDPSRFLQQEYLDVLQKMIDRRDMAGIRLPFGPAVPKWYDTSDQGANIVWNGSSKWLSEHVQDISDYISIMDYRDTADGSAGIIAGAAGELAYADQIGKPNSVVIGVETLDIANSGDPESITFWEEGRSHMEAELDKVYAAYGQNSAFGGIAVHHYDSYRALPSFWGPGGTHWIAPDDQEAPSALAGIPSIEATSYQTIQLNYGKASDNMEVERYVIYRSTIQGFMPAASDIAGLARGLNYQDKGLLPDTTYYYRIAARDLQGNIGPLTDEVSATTGSTTLKPLIVSDMNLVYSGSAVSVTLKVRDYDTGEVLTGSKVEGRFTHSAGRYTSGITGADGNVTLSSEAVISGRQVGFEPRRIRYNGYYYASRHDLSHATLLMQNVSHEESGEQPSEGG; translated from the coding sequence ATGAAAAAGCAGCACCTGCGTGTGTACTCCGGATTCAGGCTAGCCATGGTTTTGTTGATAACTATGGTGTTCGTTGGAATACCCTTCCCTGGTAAGGCGGGAGCAGCTGGTTCCATCTCGCTGGACGCGCCCGGTGGTGGTTATGTGTCGGACGGAGGAATGGTAGAGATCGGTGGCAGTTATACCGACCTGTATGACATTCGGCTGTATGTGAACGGTACGTCCCAATACGAAGTGATGTTGAATGATCCGGACGGGGATGACAGCGGCACTTGGTCTTACATGCTCGATACATCGGGCTATAACGGGACAGTGGAACTGATGGTCCGCGGGCTGGATACGTCCACCCGCTACGGGGTATGGAGCACTCCCGCCATGCTTACCGTTGATAATCCGGCAGGGGCTGTCCCTGTCGTCACTATCACGGGACCATCCGAAGGTGTGCCTTTAAGCGGTCAGGTAGAGGTCACCATTGAGACCAGTTCGCCCATTCCGGTCTCAATGGTAGAGGTGAGGGTGAATCGAGGGCCTTGGCAGCAGGCAACCGAGCAAGGTACGGCTTACGTCTTCGTGTGGGACACAGCGGGAATGGTTGATCGTACCGTCAGTCTGGAGGCCAGAGCGACCAATGCACCGGAACGATACGGCTATAGTCCAACCGTATATGCACAGGTTGGAAACGGGACGAACGAACCGGCTGTCCCTCTGCCCCATCAGGACCGGTCCATGTGGATCTGGGAACCGGAAAGCTACAAGCTGCTTTTGAATCCCGGCTCGCGCCAGGTGCTGGAGTCATTCATTACGGATACACAGACATTCGGGCAAGACCCAGTTCAGACGCTGTATCTCGCAGTAGGCAAGTACGCAGGGTACAATGCGCTGGAAGAACAGGTGGATGAACTGCGTTCGTTCCTGAGCTGGGCTCATAGCAAAAATCTGCAGGTGCATGCTCTTATTGCTGGCGGCACTTCCCCGGCATACATGGGCGCATACGAGAAATATCATAGTCATGCAGTAAGGGAAATGGAACAGGTCATCAATTACAATCTTGCAGCAGCAGATACGGAGAAGTTTGACGGCATCAATGTGGATATTGAGCCTTACATTTCCCCCGACTTCAGAGATCCGAGCCGGTTCCTGCAGCAGGAATATCTGGATGTCTTGCAAAAAATGATTGATCGCCGGGATATGGCGGGTATCCGGCTGCCGTTCGGCCCAGCTGTGCCCAAGTGGTATGACACGTCGGATCAGGGTGCGAATATTGTCTGGAATGGCTCCAGCAAGTGGCTCTCCGAGCATGTTCAGGATATCTCCGACTACATCTCCATCATGGATTACCGGGATACGGCGGACGGCTCCGCTGGAATTATTGCCGGGGCTGCTGGAGAACTCGCTTACGCAGACCAGATCGGCAAGCCGAATTCAGTGGTAATTGGCGTTGAGACACTGGATATCGCGAATAGCGGCGATCCCGAGTCAATCACGTTCTGGGAAGAAGGCCGCAGCCATATGGAAGCCGAACTGGATAAGGTCTATGCAGCTTACGGGCAGAACAGCGCCTTCGGCGGTATTGCCGTCCATCACTATGATTCCTACCGGGCACTGCCTTCGTTCTGGGGACCTGGCGGGACACATTGGATAGCCCCGGATGATCAGGAGGCCCCTTCGGCCCTTGCTGGAATACCCTCCATCGAAGCCACCAGTTATCAGACCATACAGCTGAATTATGGAAAGGCTTCAGATAACATGGAAGTGGAGCGATATGTAATCTATCGAAGTACGATTCAAGGCTTCATGCCTGCTGCTTCAGATATCGCTGGACTCGCCCGGGGCTTGAACTACCAGGATAAGGGACTGCTGCCGGATACGACTTACTACTACCGCATTGCAGCCCGTGACTTGCAGGGCAACATCGGACCACTCACCGATGAAGTCTCGGCTACGACGGGAAGCACCACGCTGAAGCCCCTAATTGTCTCTGACATGAATCTGGTGTATAGCGGATCAGCGGTATCCGTCACACTGAAGGTCAGGGATTACGATACTGGTGAGGTACTAACGGGTTCGAAGGTGGAGGGAAGGTTTACGCATTCAGCAGGACGGTATACCAGCGGCATCACTGGAGCAGATGGAAATGTCACGCTTAGCTCGGAAGCGGTGATCTCGGGAAGACAGGTTGGTTTTGAACCTCGCCGAATCCGTTATAACGGTTATTACTATGCGAGCAGGCATGATCTGTCCCATGCGACACTGCTGATGCAGAATGTGAGTCATGAAGAATCGGGTGAGCAGCCGTCTGAAGGAGGATGA
- a CDS encoding extracellular solute-binding protein, protein MGKWKSVILPLLIAVTMVAGCSGGGNASGPKTDAQGKNDVKNNSSGTGKTFTALLDNNPTFPYSKSWPVWSWLKEKTGVTLEVQTPSGKLDESLNLAIASKSLPDLMYMPNRKESNKFGQQGALVDLMEYMDNMPNLQAWMKQYPEEAKAALSADGKMYMFPNQGFGETNRIIWMYRKDVFDKEGIQVPTTYEELHAALKKLKEKYPDSYPLSIRYGQIPDEMNANMTVNYGTGEGAYYDFDQKEWRYGPTEDNYKSMVGMWKSFYDEGLVPPDFLSLQTKQWQDMVSTGKSFVTIDYISRIDFFNNAMQPENPEFNMQFMAPPAGVAGGKQLNPYFHYMEGGLTVASTSKNIDDIMKYMDFFYSEEGRTFSSWGVEGETYVKEGDAIKFKPEYNDVIEMRKQTGLQTSGTYTWIDFNAHLSLFSDALKHAYEEAVKYDPSAMQPRPAFTEGENEIISITGQAIKKHRDESFAKFVTGSRSLADWEKYVEEINNLGVDQLLSTYKEAYDRVLNIQLSAK, encoded by the coding sequence ATGGGCAAATGGAAATCGGTAATACTTCCGCTGTTGATTGCTGTAACGATGGTAGCGGGGTGCAGTGGAGGCGGCAATGCTTCCGGCCCGAAGACGGATGCACAAGGGAAGAATGACGTAAAGAATAACTCCTCGGGAACCGGAAAGACGTTTACCGCACTGCTGGATAACAATCCCACATTTCCGTATTCCAAAAGCTGGCCCGTTTGGAGCTGGCTGAAGGAGAAGACTGGCGTCACACTTGAAGTGCAGACACCTTCCGGCAAGCTGGATGAAAGCCTGAATCTGGCGATTGCCTCCAAATCGCTGCCTGATCTGATGTATATGCCCAATCGCAAGGAATCAAACAAGTTTGGGCAGCAAGGCGCGCTGGTGGATCTGATGGAGTATATGGACAACATGCCGAATCTGCAGGCATGGATGAAGCAATATCCCGAGGAAGCGAAGGCAGCACTCTCTGCCGACGGCAAGATGTATATGTTCCCTAATCAGGGCTTCGGTGAGACGAACCGTATAATCTGGATGTATCGCAAGGATGTTTTCGACAAGGAAGGCATTCAGGTTCCGACGACTTACGAAGAGCTGCATGCGGCCCTGAAGAAGCTGAAGGAGAAATATCCGGACAGTTATCCTCTCTCCATCCGCTACGGACAGATTCCGGATGAGATGAATGCCAATATGACGGTGAATTATGGAACCGGGGAAGGCGCCTACTATGATTTTGACCAGAAAGAATGGCGTTATGGACCGACCGAAGATAATTATAAATCCATGGTAGGCATGTGGAAAAGCTTTTACGACGAAGGACTGGTTCCGCCTGATTTCTTATCGCTGCAAACGAAGCAGTGGCAGGATATGGTCTCTACAGGCAAATCATTCGTGACCATCGATTATATCAGCCGGATTGATTTCTTTAACAATGCCATGCAGCCGGAGAACCCCGAGTTCAACATGCAGTTCATGGCACCACCAGCCGGTGTTGCCGGTGGCAAACAATTGAATCCATATTTTCATTATATGGAGGGCGGGTTAACGGTAGCGTCTACCTCCAAAAACATTGACGATATCATGAAGTACATGGACTTCTTCTATTCCGAGGAAGGGCGTACGTTCAGCAGCTGGGGAGTAGAAGGCGAGACATATGTAAAGGAAGGAGATGCGATCAAGTTCAAGCCGGAGTATAACGATGTCATTGAAATGCGCAAGCAAACGGGGCTGCAGACCAGTGGAACCTATACCTGGATTGATTTTAATGCTCATCTGTCCCTGTTCTCGGATGCCCTGAAGCACGCTTATGAAGAAGCGGTGAAGTATGATCCTTCCGCCATGCAGCCAAGACCTGCATTTACCGAGGGTGAAAATGAAATCATCTCCATTACCGGGCAGGCGATCAAAAAGCACCGCGATGAGAGCTTTGCCAAATTCGTGACCGGCTCCCGCAGTCTGGCGGATTGGGAGAAGTATGTAGAGGAGATTAACAATCTTGGTGTAGATCAGCTGCTGAGCACTTATAAGGAAGCGTATGACCGCGTTCTGAATATTCAGTTGAGCGCGAAATGA
- a CDS encoding carbohydrate ABC transporter permease — protein MASLILLLVVVVTLYPFLHMLAVSLSSNANVIQNNITFWPKGFDLSMYKLVLGDPQIWTAYRNTIIYTVLGTLISLVVTSTGAYALSRKDMALRNSFTVLIVITMFFSGGMIPTFLVVRSLNLVDTVWGMVLPGAVSTWNLILMRTFFSGIPKELEESGRMDGLNDIGIFIRIVVPLSKASFATIALFYAVGMWNNFIFPLLYLRSPDLFPLQVLLRNLVLAGSASSGDVTSIGGDNVVVEESLKYATIMVSTLPILIIYPFVQKYFVKGAMVGAVKG, from the coding sequence ATGGCATCATTAATTCTGCTGCTTGTTGTGGTGGTCACACTCTATCCGTTCCTTCATATGCTGGCCGTTTCCCTCAGCAGCAACGCCAATGTCATTCAGAACAATATTACCTTCTGGCCCAAGGGCTTCGATCTGAGCATGTATAAGCTGGTGCTGGGAGATCCGCAAATCTGGACGGCTTACCGAAATACGATTATCTATACTGTGCTCGGTACGCTGATCTCGCTGGTGGTCACTTCAACCGGAGCGTATGCATTGTCCAGGAAAGACATGGCGCTGCGCAATAGCTTCACCGTACTGATTGTCATCACGATGTTCTTCAGCGGCGGAATGATTCCGACCTTTCTGGTGGTCCGCTCCCTGAATCTGGTGGACACCGTCTGGGGCATGGTTCTTCCAGGGGCCGTCAGCACATGGAATCTGATCCTGATGAGAACGTTTTTCTCAGGCATTCCCAAAGAGCTGGAGGAATCGGGGCGTATGGACGGTCTGAACGATATCGGTATCTTCATTCGTATTGTCGTTCCGCTGTCCAAGGCGTCCTTCGCTACCATTGCCCTGTTCTATGCCGTGGGCATGTGGAATAACTTTATCTTCCCGCTGCTCTATCTAAGGTCTCCCGATTTGTTTCCGCTGCAGGTGCTGCTCCGTAATCTGGTGCTGGCCGGCAGTGCAAGCTCAGGCGATGTTACGTCGATTGGCGGGGATAATGTGGTCGTGGAGGAATCACTTAAGTATGCGACCATTATGGTGTCCACTTTGCCAATCCTGATCATTTATCCATTTGTACAGAAGTATTTTGTGAAGGGAGCCATGGTTGGGGCAGTCAAGGGCTAA
- a CDS encoding ABC transporter permease, protein MTRMTRIWNKNKALWLLFLPCLLYYLIFRYAPMFGLVITFKDYNLFKGIWASDWVGLKYYRMFLENPDFWPLMKNTFLLGMYKLVFGFPAPIVLAILLNEVRKAAFKRFVQTVSYLPHFISNVIVASMVIMFLSPTGGLINNLLEWIGLGPINFMNEPGLFRGIYVLSEIWQHIGWETIIYLAALTAVDPQLYEAADMDGASRLRKIWHVTLPGISPAIVITLILNIGKVLEIGFEKVFLMQNPAIYDTADIISTYVYRVGMVQGNFSYGASIDLFMGVISLIFIYTANLLSRRFSETSLW, encoded by the coding sequence ATGACCCGGATGACCCGGATCTGGAACAAAAACAAGGCGCTATGGCTGCTCTTCCTGCCATGCCTCCTGTATTATTTAATCTTTCGCTATGCACCGATGTTCGGACTGGTCATTACCTTCAAAGACTACAACCTGTTTAAGGGAATTTGGGCCAGTGATTGGGTGGGGCTGAAATACTACCGAATGTTTCTGGAGAATCCCGATTTTTGGCCGCTCATGAAAAATACGTTCCTGCTGGGAATGTATAAGTTGGTGTTCGGCTTCCCGGCCCCGATCGTGCTGGCCATTTTGCTCAATGAAGTGCGTAAGGCGGCGTTTAAGCGTTTTGTGCAGACGGTCAGTTATCTGCCTCATTTTATCTCGAATGTAATTGTGGCAAGTATGGTCATTATGTTTCTCTCCCCCACCGGAGGATTGATTAATAATCTGCTCGAATGGATTGGCCTGGGACCGATCAATTTCATGAATGAACCCGGACTATTTCGAGGGATCTATGTTCTGTCGGAGATCTGGCAGCATATCGGCTGGGAGACCATTATTTATCTGGCCGCGCTGACAGCCGTTGACCCTCAGCTGTATGAGGCAGCTGATATGGACGGAGCAAGCCGATTGCGCAAAATCTGGCATGTCACGCTGCCCGGCATATCTCCTGCGATCGTCATCACGCTGATTTTGAATATCGGCAAGGTGCTAGAGATTGGTTTCGAGAAGGTCTTCCTGATGCAGAACCCGGCGATCTACGATACAGCAGATATTATCAGTACCTATGTCTACAGGGTAGGGATGGTCCAGGGAAACTTCAGTTATGGCGCCTCCATTGACCTGTTCATGGGAGTCATCAGCCTGATCTTCATCTATACGGCCAACTTGCTCAGCCGCCGATTTAGTGAAACCAGTCTATGGTAG
- a CDS encoding helix-turn-helix transcriptional regulator, translating to MKELLTNRFALNGLFVKLMLSFLSVILILASFNLFSHLYLSNKVYQEMVRQNELGLAQTVEGYENHFRLTQNMILALIQSDTWTANLGILSHLKDNRRYDIPAEVKADLSTLYTNPFLHIDNFILYFKQEDYVLEKEGLSSAADMFGKYYYSEAYSPDYWKSQTMSNQFLKVMPAAAFTEKTVHSSRSLGELMPVMMKAIPYEEVYGIVMLNPQRMQDTYGDGSHNPFYILDSEGRLLFTTTEEKLHNPSLPIEGSRHERIGDQYYFYEKGKQTGFTYVRVTQASVIAAEMRGMQLLLTVLLGAAILISILSSLLFSLRLNQPLQHLIAALDRNSGSGTDKLSRVKEFAMIGDRLSTILESNRFIQSDLAQKNSLVRQFAYTHKVKNIPLSSHLADLEEVRQPEHPYVAILFKVGFKDRPDELEQHTLLLWKLIQSLFTSNPNNSVALQPEQDQLLLLLFDPGPQSGILQALDTLKKLLAAEECLYLTIAVSPVYSGDIPFTDAYGNLSTLLKERRLNGETQVIVEPRASSSSSFHVKVTYGEELHDLLQSGKEQAVFAWLDRQLEQLRHKDAAAEDFRTFALGAIEQVGKTVMKLNLTSMEGGIHASPSGDPFAGFYSIEQYRTWLQSQIQPILSAISSQLETKDPVISFVLDYLNHHYGEDINLNLVADKLNLTPGYLSSIFKEKTNINFSEYLNNLRVERAKELLVNVDLRIQDIAMQVGYQNVNSFIRMFKRRYGLTPGEYRKRHAGDDPFISSNHG from the coding sequence ATGAAGGAACTGCTTACAAACCGATTTGCGCTGAACGGCCTGTTTGTTAAGCTAATGCTGAGCTTCCTCAGTGTCATCCTGATTTTGGCTTCATTTAATCTGTTCTCCCATCTGTACCTTAGCAATAAAGTTTATCAGGAGATGGTAAGACAAAATGAACTGGGCCTCGCACAGACCGTCGAAGGATATGAGAATCACTTCCGGCTGACCCAGAACATGATTCTGGCCCTCATTCAATCGGATACCTGGACAGCCAACTTGGGCATTTTGAGCCACCTTAAGGACAACCGTCGTTACGATATCCCTGCTGAAGTGAAAGCGGACCTCTCTACCCTGTATACCAATCCTTTTTTGCATATCGACAATTTCATTCTTTATTTCAAGCAGGAGGACTATGTGCTGGAGAAGGAAGGCCTTAGCAGCGCAGCCGACATGTTCGGCAAATATTATTACAGTGAAGCGTACTCGCCGGATTACTGGAAAAGCCAAACGATGAGCAACCAGTTCCTGAAAGTGATGCCTGCAGCAGCTTTTACAGAAAAAACTGTCCATTCGTCCCGCTCTCTGGGAGAGCTGATGCCTGTCATGATGAAAGCCATCCCCTATGAGGAAGTGTACGGCATTGTGATGCTGAATCCGCAGCGCATGCAGGATACGTATGGAGATGGCAGCCATAATCCGTTCTACATCCTGGATAGTGAGGGGCGTTTATTGTTCACTACCACAGAAGAGAAACTTCATAATCCTTCGCTGCCTATAGAGGGAAGCAGACATGAACGCATTGGAGATCAGTATTACTTCTATGAAAAAGGCAAGCAGACCGGGTTCACCTATGTGAGAGTCACCCAGGCCTCAGTGATTGCGGCGGAGATGCGGGGCATGCAGCTGCTGCTTACGGTACTGCTCGGCGCTGCCATTTTGATCAGTATACTCTCCTCCCTGCTGTTCAGTCTGAGGTTAAATCAGCCGCTGCAGCACCTTATTGCCGCTCTTGACCGAAATTCCGGAAGCGGGACAGACAAGTTGAGCAGAGTAAAGGAATTCGCCATGATCGGTGACCGTCTAAGTACCATTCTGGAGAGCAATCGATTCATTCAAAGCGATCTTGCGCAGAAGAACTCTCTGGTGCGGCAGTTCGCTTATACGCATAAAGTCAAGAACATCCCGCTCAGCTCACATCTGGCAGATCTTGAGGAGGTTCGGCAGCCCGAACATCCCTACGTGGCCATTTTATTCAAGGTTGGCTTCAAAGACCGGCCCGATGAATTGGAACAGCACACCCTCCTATTGTGGAAATTAATTCAGAGCCTGTTCACCAGCAATCCGAATAACAGCGTTGCACTTCAGCCTGAACAGGATCAATTACTCCTGCTTCTATTCGATCCCGGTCCGCAGAGCGGTATCCTGCAGGCGCTCGATACGCTGAAGAAACTGCTTGCTGCTGAAGAATGCCTGTACCTGACCATTGCGGTAAGCCCGGTATACTCGGGGGATATTCCGTTTACCGATGCGTATGGGAATCTGTCCACTCTGCTCAAGGAACGAAGACTAAACGGAGAAACCCAGGTTATTGTCGAGCCACGAGCCTCTTCATCCAGCTCGTTTCATGTCAAGGTGACTTACGGGGAGGAACTGCATGATCTGCTGCAATCAGGCAAGGAGCAGGCTGTGTTTGCCTGGCTGGATCGCCAGCTGGAGCAGCTGAGACACAAGGACGCAGCCGCAGAGGATTTTCGGACATTTGCTCTTGGTGCAATAGAGCAGGTCGGTAAGACGGTGATGAAGCTGAATTTGACAAGCATGGAAGGCGGAATTCACGCCTCTCCTTCTGGTGATCCGTTTGCTGGATTTTATTCCATAGAGCAATACAGGACATGGCTTCAGTCGCAGATTCAACCGATCCTCTCGGCGATCAGCAGCCAATTGGAAACGAAAGATCCCGTTATCAGCTTTGTGCTCGATTATCTGAACCATCATTATGGGGAGGATATTAATCTGAATCTTGTTGCCGACAAGCTGAATCTCACGCCGGGGTATCTCTCCAGCATTTTCAAGGAAAAGACCAACATCAACTTCAGCGAATATCTCAATAATCTTCGTGTTGAGCGGGCCAAGGAACTGCTGGTCAATGTGGATCTGCGAATTCAGGATATTGCCATGCAGGTCGGTTATCAGAACGTAAACTCCTTCATCCGCATGTTCAAGCGTCGATACGGACTGACCCCGGGAGAGTATCGCAAGCGTCATGCGGGCGATGACCCGTTCATCTCCTCGAATCATGGATAG